The Raphanus sativus cultivar WK10039 chromosome 2, ASM80110v3, whole genome shotgun sequence genome includes a region encoding these proteins:
- the LOC108840657 gene encoding stem-specific protein TSJT1, producing MLAIFHEAFAHPPEELNSPASEKCSKQPKLPEETLNDFLSRYPQNTFSMSFGKAAVLAYVRPSTSFSVHQRLFCGFDDIYCLFFGSLNNLCQLNKQYGLTKTTNEAMFVIEAYRTLRDRGPYPADQVVKDLDGSFAFVVYDSKAGSVFTALGSDGGVKLFWGIAADGSVVISDDLDAIKEGCAKSFAPFPTGCMFHSEGGLMSFEHPMNKIKAMPRVDSEGVLCGANFKVDVYTRVNSIPRRGSEANWSL from the exons ATGTTGGCTATATTTCACGAGGCCTTTGCTCACCCGCCGGAGGAACTTAACAGTCCAGCGTCTGAGAAATGCTCCAAACAGCCCAAACTTCCAGAAGAAACCTTAAACGACTTCTTATCTCGTTACCCTCAAAACACTTTCTCCATGTCTTTCGGAAAAGCAGCTGTTCTTGCTTATGTTCGTCCTTCTACTTCCTTCTCCGTCCACCAGAG GTTGTTTTGTGGGTTTGATGACATCTACTGTCTCTTCTTTGGGAGCTTAAACAATCTGTGTCAGCTAAACAAGCAATATGGTCTTACTAAGACAACAAACGAGGCCATGTTTGTGATTGAAGCTTATAGGACTCTTAGAGACAGAGGTCCTTATCCAGCTGATCAGGTTGTCAAGGATTTAGACGGTAGCTTTGCCTTCGTTGTTTATGATAGCAAAGCTGGTTCTGTCTTCACGGCTCTG GGATCTGATGGAGGAGTGAAGCTGTTTTGGGGAATAGCTGCTGATGGATCTGTTGTGATATCAGATGATTTGGATGCTATCAAAGAGGGTTGCGCTAAATCTTTTGCTCCGTTTCCTACTG GATGTATGTTCCACAGTGAAGGAGGGCTAATGAGCTTTGAGCATCCGATGAACAAGATAAAGGCGATGCCGAGAGTGGACAGTGAAGGAGTCCTGTGTGGTGCTAACTTCAAGGTGGATGTGTATACGCGTGTTAACAGTATCCCTCGTCGTGGAAGTGAAGCCAATTGGTCTCTCTGA
- the LOC108840650 gene encoding COP1-interacting protein 7: MDPRTRLDYVLFQLTPTRTRCELVIFSGGENEKLASGIFQPFVTHLKSVRDQICKGGYSVTLRPSSGAAGVNWFTKVTLQRFVRFVTTPEVLERSVTLEKEIEQIEDSIQSNAAAISGEAEGNELGGSTWTSQKSTALSKEQGESDGKENSKVGLQRVLETRKAALCKEQAMAYARAVVVGFELDYMDDLLSFADAFGASRLREACVNFVDLCKRKNEDRMWVDQITAMQAFPRPELSSFMGDSSSGIILAGEENDNLKQGNNMDAMSQASFETTSQGPPPPHMAMPWPNHYPQYMQGHGYPPYMYPGQPPYFPQWPMNMGGDVETSEKSSKKKKKKNKKNKKKYASSSEEQSDESSAETVSEEGENEGKKSSRKVVIRNINYITSKRNGAKDSDSDESEDEGEGYVDGDSIKQQVEEAIGSLEKRHKSSSRRSSRRRKHKSHSEDEEEDSVSKETKGNDNCWDAFQNLLLKDKEDSDHQEELQLTVSSSEVVSSKRELPSDDSFLVANGSEDWGRESSVKRLDVGENENVSRMIRRENNYDDEMMMNPGRSDEPRSYSQAEMAVYGGKLRARNETEEDWFIRNQADTERDVKTFVGDDLHVTKRGGERDVLTDDSFMIHSRVESQVEEESRLRTDMMDSDVYGTTKQENSSSAPEIKQQEPDDLFMVLGREQDVVTRTMASWTPEIDFETNNTLAQDKNKKDSETDAKASEQAPGGKEKKLRGAVTKGKDAKTRGSSRPTDPALKAKRAPWGSRAAATKTKSEMEEERKKRMEELLIQRQKRIAAKSSNGSSSVSSPLAPKKTPTGTKPVKTMKKEKTPEAVTQSKSKPVLRSSTIERLAVARTVVPKEPQQKPVNKRTTSKPVVGSKTEKPQDKKPSRKLSRDPSLEIKETVEEEESQSYLPVKQADELPLPAASSSVDDDFKDIKEMMHSLPNEENIITNHHKKVEEDQTNEEIVKKTSVCEDKQVTRDLCSEDAEEAKDASAPKPLSPKKSVTFSETNMEEKYFFSPTVSETDVSTPPATEAADHSRKKWNSEETSPKATAKVFRKLLMFGRKK, from the exons ATGGATCCAAGAACAAGACTTGACTATGTTCTGTTTCAGCTCACACCCACCAGGACAAG ATGCGAGCTTGTGATTTTCTCCGGTGGCGAGAACGAGAAGCTAGCTTCCGGGATTTTTCAGCCGTTCGTTACGCATCTCAAAAGCGTAAGAGACCAGATTTGTAAAGGCGGATACTCCGTCACTCTCCGTCCTTCCTCCGGCGCCGCCGGCGTTAATTGGTTCACCAAAGTGACGCTTCAGCG ATTTGTTCGATTCGTGACCACACCGGAGGTTCTTGAGAGGTCCGTGACATTAGAGAAGGAGATTGAACAGATCGAGGATTCGATTCAGTCTAATGCCGCCGCTATTTCCGGCGAAGCAGAAG GAAACGAGTTGGGTGGTAGTACATGGACTAGTCAAAAGTCTACGGCTTTATCAAAG gaACAAGGTGAATCTGATGGTAAAGAAAATTCTAA GGTTGGTCTACAGCGAGTTCTCGAAACACGGAAAGCGGCTTTGTGCAAAGAGCAAGCCATGGCTTACGCTAGAGCTGTGGTTGTTGGGTTTGAATTGGACTACATGGATGACTTATTATCCTTCGCTGATGCTTTTGGAGCTTCCCGTTTAAG GGAAGCATGTGTGAACTTTGTGGACTTGTGCAAGAGGAAAAACGAAGATAGGATGTGGGTGGACCAAATCACAGCTATGCAAGCCTTTCCTAGGCCTGAACTATCATCCTTCATGGGTGACTCCTCCTCTGGGATCATACTCGCTGGGGAAGAGAATGATAACCTCAAACAAGGGAACAACATGGATGCAATGAGCCAGGCTAGCTTTGAGACTACTAGCCAaggtcctcctcctcctcatatGGCAATGCCTTGGCCAAACCATTATCCTCAGTACATGCAAGGACATGGCTATCCTCCTTATATGTATCCCGGCCAGCCGCCGTATTTCCCTCAGTGGCCTATGAACATGGGAGGAGATGTGGAGACAAGTGAGAAGTCttccaagaagaaaaagaagaagaataagaagaacaagaagaagtaTGCATCCTCCTCCGAGGAGCAAAGCGATGAGTCCAGTGCTGAGACCGTATCAGAGGAGGGGGAAAATGAAGGGAAGAAATCATCTAGAAAAGTTGTTATACGCAACATAAACTACATAACTTCAAAGAGAAATGGAGCCAAAGATAGTGATTCTGATGAGTCTGAAGACGAAGGAGAAGGGTATGTGGATGGAGATTCCATCAAGCAGCAAGTGGAAGAAGCCATTGGCTCACTGGAGAAACGGCATAAATCATCTTCAAGACGTAGTAGTAGGAGGAGGAAGCACAAAAGCCACAGCGAAGATGAGGAGGAGGATTCAGTTAGTAAAGAAACTAAAGGGAATGATAACTGCTGGGATGCCTTCCAAAACCTTCTTTTGAAAGACAAAGAAGATTCAGACCACCAGGAAGAGTTGCAACTGACAGTATCATCATCAGAAGTTGTGAGTAGCAAGAGAGAGTTGCCTTCGGATGATTCTTTCTTGGTTGCAAATGGGAGTGAGGATTGGGGGAGAGAGAGCAGTGTTAAGAGACTTGATGTGGGTGAGAATGAGAATGTTAGTAGGATGATAAGGAGAGAGAATAACTACGACGAtgagatgatgatgaatccAGGTAGAAGCGATGAGCCGAGAAGCTATTCGCAGGCAGAGATGGCTGTTTACGGTGGGAAGCTCCGAGCTAGAAACGAGACAGAGGAAGACTGGTTCATACGTAACCAAGCAGATACTGAGAGAGATGTCAAAACATTTGTAGGAGACGATTTGCACGTGACTAAGAGGGGTGGAGAGAGAGATGTCCTGACTGATGACTCGTTCATGATCCATTCTCGTGTTGAGAGCCAAGTAGAAGAAGAGTCTCGGTTAAGGACGGATATGATGGACTCAGACGTCTATGGAACCACCAAACAAGAAAACTCCTCCTCAGCACCTGAGATCAAACAACAAGAGCCGGATGATCTTTTCATGGTTCTTGGACGTGAACAAGATGTTGTTACACGTACAATGGCATCGTGGACTCCTGAGATTGACTTCGAGACGAACAACACTTTGGCTCAAGACAAGAACAAAAAGGATTCCGAAACTGATGCAAAGGCCTCTGAACAGGCTCCAGGTGGTAAAGAAAAGAAACTCCGTGGCGCCGTCACTAAGGGGAAGGATGCGAAGACAAGAGGATCAAGTAGACCTACTGACCCGGCGTTGAAAGCTAAGAGAGCTCCTTGGGGAAGCAGAGCTGCTGCCACCAAAACCAAATCCGAGATG gaggaagagagaaagaagagaatgGAAGAACTTTTGATTCAGAGGCAAAAGAGAATCGCTGCGAAGAGTTCTAATGGTAGTAGTAGTGTATCAAGTCCCTTGGCTCCCAAGAAAACTCCTACAGGAACCAAACCCGTCAAGACCATGAAGAAGGAAAAGACCCCTGAAGCTGTGACACAGTCTAAGTCTAAGCCGGTGCTGAGAAGTTCCACCATTGAGCGCCTCGCTGTCGCCAGGACAGTAGTACCAAAGGAGCCACAACAAAAACCAGTCaacaaaagaacaacatcaaaaCCTGTAGTAGGAAGCAAGACAGAGAAACCTCAAGACAAGAAACCTAGTAGAAAACTTTCTCGTGACCCGAGTCTCGAAATCAAGGAAACAGTTGAAGAAGAGGAATCACAGTCTTACTTGCCGGTGAAGCAAGCTGATGAACTTCCTCTTcctgctgcttcttcttctgttgaTGATGATTTCAAAGACATTAAAGAGATGATGCATAGCTTGCCGAATGAAGAAAACATCATCACCAATCACCACAAGAAAGTAGAAGAAGATCAGACGAATGAGGAAATAGTGAAGAAGACATCCGTCTGCGAAGACAAGCAAGTCACTAGGGACCTTTGTTCGGAGGATGCTGAAGAAGCGAAGGATGCTTCAGCGCCAAAACCACTGTCTCCAAAGAAGTCGGTGACGTTTTCAGAGACAAACATGGAGGAGAAGTATTTCTTCTCGCCAACGGTGTCGGAGACTGACGTCTCGACGCCGCCGGCTACTGAAGCAGCAGATCATTCGAGGAAGAAGTGGAACAGTGAAGAGACGTCTCCGAAGGCTACGGCCAAAGTCTTCAGAAAGCTTCTCATGTTTGGAAGGAAAAAATGA
- the LOC108840653 gene encoding protochlorophyllide reductase B, chloroplastic — MALQAASLVSSAFSVRKDVKLNASSSSSFKDSSLFGASFADQIKSEHGSSSLRFKRNVAIRAQTAATSSPSITKSPVDGKKTLRKGNVVVTGASSGLGLATAKALAETGKWHVIMACRDFLKAERAAKSAGMPKDSYTVMHLDLASLDSVRQFVDSFRRSEMPLDVLVCNAAVYFPTAKEPTYSAEGFELSVATNHLGHFLLSRLLLDDLKKSDYPSKRLIIVGSITGNTNTLAGNVPPKANLGDLRGLAGGLNGLNSSAMIDGGDFDGAKAYKDSKVCNMLTMQEFHRRYHEETGITFASLYPGCIASTGLFREHIPLFRTLFPPFQKYITKGYVSETESGKRLAQVVSDPSLTKSGVYWSWNKASASFENQLSEEASDVEKARKVWEISEKLVGLA, encoded by the exons ATGGCCCTTCAAGCCGCTTCTTTGGTCTCCTCTGCTTTCTCTGTCCGAAAAGATGTAAAACTGaatgcttcttcatcatcatccttcAAGGACTCGAGTCTCTTTGGTGCCTCCTTTGCCGATCAGATCAAATCCGAACATGGCTCTTCCTCGTTAAGATTCAAG AGGAATGTAGCGATTAGAGCACAAACCGCCGCAACTTCAAGCCCTTCCATCACAAAATCTCCAGTAGACGGCAAGAAGACCTTGAGGAAAGGCAACGTGGTGGTCACGGGAGCTTCGTCAGGGTTAGGTCTAGCCACGGCcaaagccctcgccgagacgggGAAATGGCACGTGATAATGGCGTGCAGGGACTTCCTCAAAGCGGAGAGAGCGGCCAAATCCGCAGGGATGCCTAAAGACAGCTACACGGTGATGCATCTAGACTTGGCTTCGTTAGACAGCGTGAGACAGTTCGTTGATAGCTTCAGGAGATCGGAGATGCCTCTCGATGTTTTGGTCTGCAACGCTGCTGTCTATTTCCCGACAGCTAAAGAACCTACCTACAGTGCAGAAGGGTTTGAGCTTAGCGTTGCCACTAATCATTTGGGACATTTTCTTCTCTCGAGGTTGTTGCTTGATGACTTGAAGAAGTCTGATTACCCTTCAAAGCGTCTCATCATTGTCGGATCCATTACAG GGAACACGAATACATTGGCTGGTAACGTACCACCGAAAGCTAACCTAGGCGACTTGAGAGGTTTAGCGGGTGGCTTGAACGGTTTGAACAGCTCGGCGATGATCGATGGAGGAGATTTCGACGGTGCAAAGGCTTACAAAGACAGCAAAGTGTGCAACATGTTGACGATGCAAGAGTTTCACAGGCGTTACCATGAAGAAACTGGAATCACATTCGCCTCGCTTTACCCTGGTTGCATCGCCTCCACAGGTTTATTCAGAGAGCACATCCCGCTTTTCCGTACCCTCTTCCCTCCGTTTCAGAAGTACATCACCAAAGGATACGTCTCCGAGACAGAGTCTGGCAAAAGACTTGCTCAG gtggtgagtgatccgagttTGACGAAATCTGGGGTGTACTGGAGCTGGAACAAGGCTTCGGCTTCTTTTGAGAACCAGTTGTCAGAAGAAGCGAGTGATGTTGAGAAGGCTCGTAAAGTTTGGGAGATCAGTGAGAAGCTGGTTGGCTTGGCCTAA
- the LOC108840651 gene encoding uncharacterized protein LOC108840651 — protein sequence MASKILSAIVFVFNLVAFGLAVAAEQRRSTAKVVQDTEVQYNYCVYDSDRATGYGVGAFLFSLASQLLIMLVSRCFCCGKPLKPGGSRALALVLFIVSWMFFLIAEICLLAGSVENAYHTKYRTMFMDNPPDCQTLRKGVFAAGASFVFFNAIVSQFYYFFYSSAAAASLSPY from the exons ATGGCGTCGAAGATTCTCTCAGCCATAGTCTTTGTGTTCAACCTTGTTGCCTTTGGTCTAGCCGTGGCTGCTGAACAAAGACGAAGCACT GCAAAGGTTGTGCAGGACACTGAGGTGCAGTACAACTATTGTGTGTATGATTCGGACAGAGCCACAGGGTATGGAGTTGGAGCCTTTTTGTTCTCGTTGGCTAGTCAACTTCTTATCATGCTCGTTAGCCGCTGCTTCTGTTGTGGCAAGCCTCTCAAGCCTGGTGGTTCGCGCGCTCTTGCCCTCGTTCTCTTCATTGTCAGCTG GATGTTCTTCTTAATAGCGGAGATATGTCTATTAGCTGGATCGGTAGAGAATGCATACCACACCAAGTACAGGACAATGTTCATGGACAATCCTCCTGATTGTCAAACTCTTCGTAAGGGTGTCTTCGCTGCGGGTGCCTCCTTTGTCTTCTTCAACGCCATTGTTTCTCAGTTCTATTATTTCTTCTACTCCTCTGCTGCTGCCGCCTCCCTCTCGCCTTACTAG
- the LOC108841913 gene encoding CBS domain-containing protein CBSX5 produces the protein MALSLLSYDVTDLCLAKPPLRCLSASSSSVSDAIAALKSSEGPFLSVWNCNHDHDDVADCECLGKISMADVICHLSKEEVHTLSALNSPVSVLLPTSRSPVLHVQPSCSLVEAIDLIIQGAQNLIVPIQTKTSTKKRQQNDNVSATTTTTHSNGQRFCWITQEDIVRFLLGCIAAFSHLPSMSISDLGIINSSHAILAVDYNSSATVVVSAISRALADQTSVAIVEGEGDDSPMYLIGEISPMTLSCCDETAAAAVATLSAGYLMEYLDGVNPPESLVQEVRDRLESKGLMGLLSLLDSLSLSPTSGYSSDEESSPARAFGRTMSMSTRMARKAEAVVCNPKSSLMAVMIQAITHRTSYTWVIDKDGCFVGMVTFVDILKVFRKFL, from the exons ATGGCACTGTCTCTCCTCTCATACGACGTCACTGACCTCTGTCTCGCCAAGCCTCCTCTCCGTTGTCTCTCAGCCTCTTCCTCCTCCGTATCCGACGCCATCGCCGCCCTTAAATCCTCCGAAGGTCCTTTCCTATCCGTCTGGAACTGCAATCACGACCATGATGATGTCGCAGACTGCGAGTGTCTGGGAAAGATATCAATGGCTGACGTCATCTGCCACTTGTCGAAAGAAGAAGTCCACACACTCTCTGCCTTAAACTCACCTGTCTCAGTTCTTCTCCCGACAAGTCGCTCCCCCGTCCTCCATGTTCAACCCTCCTGCAG CTTGGTGGAAGCAATTGATCTGATCATCCAAGGAGCACAGAATCTGATTGTCCCGATTCAGACAAAGACAAGCACCAAGAAGAGACAGCAAAACGACAACGTTtcagccaccaccaccaccacccactCGAACGGACAAAGATTCTGCTGGATCACACAAGAAGATATCGTACGATTCCTCCTCGGGTGCATCGCCGCCTTCTCTCATCTACCTTCGATGTCAATCTCCGATCTCGGCATCATCAACAGCTCACACGCGATTCTCGCCGTCGACTACAACTCCTCAGCCACCGTCGTCGTCTCCGCCATCTCCCGCGCTCTCGCCGACCAAACCTCCGTCGCAATAGTCGAGGGAGAAGGAGACGATTCGCCGATGTACCTGATCGGAGAAATCTCTCCGATGACGCTGAGCTGCTGCGACGAGACGGCCGCCGCGGCGGTGGCGACGCTCTCCGCCGGGTACCTGATGGAGTACTTAGACGGCGTAAACCCGCCGGAGAGCCTCGTCCAGGAAGTCAGGGACCGTCTTGAGAGTAAGGGACTGATGGGTTTGCTCTCGCTTTTGGACTCTCTCTCGCTCTCGCCGACGTCGGGATATTCGTCGGATGAAGAGTCTTCTCCGGCGAGGGCGTTTGGGAGGACGATGAGTATGTCGACGAGAATGGCGAGGAAGGCGGAGGCGGTAGTGTGTAACCCGAAGAGCTCGCTGATGGCGGTGATGATACAGGCGATTACTCACCGTACGAGTTACACGTGGGTGATTGACAAGGATGGGTGTTTTGTTGGCATGGTTACTTTTGTTGATATCCTTAAAGTTTTTAGGAAATTTTTGTAG
- the LOC108839948 gene encoding E3 ubiquitin-protein ligase RMA3 — protein MEGNFFTTSDTQQAHDDAFLAKQKPNLVTGPVGGGQNANESGCFDCNICLDTAHDPVVTLCGHLFCWPCIYKWLHVQLSSVSIAQHHNNCPVCKSNIAVTSLVPLYGRGMSSGYGSKKQDAESAVVIPRRPAPSALYSPITSAASPLNHPRLQHHQTMSPTFHSHNQYAPRGFTTTESTDLANAVMMSFLYPVIGMFGDLVYTRIFGTFTNAMAQPYQSQRMMQREKSLNRVSIFFFFCIILCLLLF, from the coding sequence ATGGAAGGGAACTTCTTCACCACGTCTGATACTCAACAAGCACATGACGATGCCTTCTTAGCCAAACAAAAACCTAACCTCGTCACGGGTCCAGTTGGAGGAGGTCAAAACGCCAATGAAAGTGGCTGTTTTGATTGCAACATCTGCCTAGACACAGCCCATGATCCGGTGGTCACTCTCTGCGGACACCTTTTCTGCTGGCCTTGCATTTACAAGTGGTTGCATGTTCAGTTATCATCCGTCTCCATCGCTCAGCACCACAACAACTGCCCTGTCTGCAAATCCAACATCGCCGTCACCTCATTGGTTCCTCTCTACGGAAGAGGCATGTCTTCCGGGTATGGCTCCAAGAAACAAGACGCAGAGTCCGCAGTAGTAATACCACGGAGACCTGCTCCATCAGCGTTGTACAGTCCAATCACCTCGGCGGCATCACCTCTGAACCACCCAAGGCTACAACACCATCAAACAATGTCTCCGACGTTTCACAGCCACAACCAGTACGCCCCTCGTGGCTTCACAACAACGGAATCAACCGACCTTGCGAATGCAGTCATGATGAGTTTCCTCTACCCGGTGATTGGAATGTTTGGGGACTTGGTTTACACCAGGATATTTGGAACCTTCACAAACGCAATGGCTCAGCCTTACCAAAGCCAGAGGATGATGCAGCGTGAGAAATCTCTTAACCGTGTAtccatattcttcttcttctgcatcATCCTTTGCCTCCTTCTCTTCTAG
- the LOC108839511 gene encoding ABC transporter G family member 9, whose amino-acid sequence MDNQEVPMDVEAQIENNNDDRTLPFSIFKKANLPITLKFENVVYTVKVKEPKSWLSQTKVKTEEMTILKGINGIVKPGEILAMLGPSGSGKTSLLTALGGRVSEGKGKLTGNISYNNKPFSKGVKRATGFVTQDDALYPHLTVTETLVFTALLRLPNSFKKQEKIKQAEAVVTELGLDRCKNTIIGEPFLRGVSGGERKRVSIGQEILINPSLLFLDEPTSGLDSTTAQRIVSILWELARGGRTVVTTIHQPSSRLFYMFDKILLLSEGNPIYFGLGSNAMDYFASVGYSPSVERINPSDFLLDIANGIGSDELQRPEALKEALVAVYKTTLLDNVINDLKGEDAQYCTLQSIENLGDSKHFGDWPTTWWQQFCVLSERGLKHRRHDSFSGLKIGQVFVVSLLCGLLWWKTDLSHLQDQIGLLFFVSSFWAFFPLFQQIFTFPEERRMLEKERSSGMYRLSSYFMSRIVGDLPMELILPTIFLIITYWMAGLNPKPVNFFLTLLVLLVHVLVSGGLGLALGAMVMDQKTATTLGSVLMLAFLLAGGYFVRHVPAFIAWIKYVSISYYTYKLLILGQYTESEWYPCGENGNSKCYVGDFEGIKLIGFHSGLASSFALAVMLVGYRVVAYIALMRIGKTKAG is encoded by the exons ATGGATAATCAAGAGGTTCCTATGGATGTTGAAGCCCAGATCGAGAATAATAACGATGATCGTACCCTTcctttttcaatatttaaaaagGCTAATCTTCCTATTACTTTAAAG TTTGAGAATGTTGTGTACACGGTGAAGGTGAAGGAACCAAAGAGCTGGTTGAGTCAAACCAAAGTCAAAACCGAAGAGATGACCATCTTGAAAGGCATAAACGGGATCGTCAAACCGGGAGAGATCCTAGCTATGCTCGGTCCCTCGGGAAGTGGCAAGACCAGCTTGTTGACGGCTTTAGGTGGGAGGGTTAGTGAAGGAAAAGGGAAGCTCACAGGAAACATATCCTACAACAACAAGCCATTCTCTAAAGGCGTGAAGCGAGCCACAGGTTTCGTGACTCAAGACGATGCTCTTTACCCTCACTTGACTGTCACGGAAACTTTAGTCTTCACTGCCCTTCTCCGTCTTCCGAACTCTTTCAAGAAACAAGAGAAGATCAAACAAGCTGAGGCGGTGGTCACTGAGTTGGGTCTAGATAGATGTAAGAATACTATCATTGGAGAACCTTTCTTGAGAGGTGTTTCAGGCGGTGAGAGGAAAAGGGTTAGCATAGGGCAAGAGATTCTTATAAACCCTAGTTTACTATTTCTTGATGAGCCTACTTCTGGTCTTGATTCGACTACTGCTCAGAGGATTGTGTCCATTTTGTGGGAACTGGCTCGCGGTGGAAGAACGGTCGTGACAACAATTCATCAACCTTCTAGTAGgttgttttatatgtttgatAAGATCCTTCTCTTATCAGAAGGCAATCCGATCTATTTCGGGCTTGGATCCAATGCTATGGATTATTTTGCTAGCGTTGGATATTCCCCATCTGTGGAAAGGATTAATCCATCAGATTTTCTCTTGGATATCGCAAACG GTATTGGATCAGATGAACTCCAAAGACCAGAGGCTTTGAAGGAAGCTCTGGTTGCGGTTTACAAGACAACTCTGTTGGACAATGTTATCAATGATCTTAAGGGAGAAGATGCTCAATATTGTACTCTTCAATCGATAGAGAATCTTGGAGATTCCAAGCATTTTGGGGACTGGCCAACTACTTGGTGGCAGCAGTTTTGTGTTCTCTCGGAGAGAGGCCTTAAGCATAGGCGACACGATTCTTTCTCTGGCCTAAAGATTGGTCAGGTTTTTGTCGTGTCTCTCTTATGTGGTCTCCTTTGGTGGAAAACGGACCTTTCTCACTTACAAGATCAg ATAGGGCTATTGTTCTTTGTGTCATCCTTCTGGGCGTTCTTTCCTCTCTTCCAACAAATCTTCACGTTTCCTGAAGAGAGAAGAATGCTCGAGAAAGAACGTTCATCGGGCATGTACAGGCTCTCGTCTTACTTCATGTCTCGAATCGTCGGGGATCTCCCGATGGAGCTTATTCTACCAACCATTTTTCTCATAATCACATATTGGATGGCTggtttaaaccctaaacctgtAAACTTCTTTCTGACCCTCCTGGTCCTCCTCGTCCACGTCCTTGTCTCTGGTGGGCTAGGACTAGCCCTAGGTGCCATGGTGATGGATCAGAAGACAGCTACGACACTCGGGTCAGTTCTAATGCTCGCGTTTTTGTTAGCAGGAGGATACTTCGTTCGACATGTCCCAGCCTTCATCGCTTGGATTAAATACGTATCAATAAGTTACTATACCTATAAACTACTGATATTGGGTCAGTACACGGAGAGTGAGTGGTATCCTTGTGGTGAAAATGGGAACTCCAAGTGTTATGTTGGTGATTTTGAAGGTATTAAGCTTATAGGGTTTCACAGTGGGTTGGCCTCTTCCTTTGCGTTGGCTGTGATGCTTGTTGGCTATAGAGTTGTTGCCTATATTGCTTTGATGAGAATTGGTAAGACCAAGGCTGGCTAA